TCTTGTCAAGTCTCTTCATGATTTTATTCTCTCTTATTGTCTTGATGCAGTCGTCTTCCTACCGTTTGATGTCTTAATCttcgtgtgtttttttttttttttggcttttaTTTTTTCAGTCAAGAAAGGGTTCAAGTTAGACAGAGAAAATAAAGTAACAACCCTTTTGATCTAGAGATAGTTGAATGTTATTGTTGGTTTGTTTTATTATCACAGGAGGCGGCGGTATGGCAGCGTCTGAAAATTCTTTATTCACGGCCTCTCAGTTGCATGAATTAGAAAGACAGCAGATCATACAGAAGTACATGATGGCCTCTATACCCGTTCCTCATGAATTAATGTTACCTTTTTCAAGAACATCATCATGTCTTGCTGGTGCCCCACAATCTAAGAGTATACATTTTTTCCCGagtatatattaaaattaattttcatcTGATTAGTCCATCTTTTCCAGTTACTTTTTTTTGctttcatagtgtgtttagcaTCCGGTTCTGGTGTGGATTCAAGATTTTCATCTAGTAAGTTGGACCCAGAGCCATGGAGGTGCAGAAGAACAGATGGTAAAAAATGGAGATGCGCGAGAAACACGGCGGCTGAACAGAGATATTGCGAGCGCCATTCCCACAAGAACAAACCCCGTTCAAGAAAGCATGTGGAAGCTAAATGTAGTACGCCGTCCCTTCAAGCCCCATCAACCTCTCAGTTCCCTGTGATGGCCCCTGGAGTTGGTACCATACCATATGAGCAATCTAGGTGAGTTAAATATAGTGGGCTAAAATCAGTTCCtatttcaaagtttcaaaaaattgaatcaaaataagaaaagtaaatttccaaaaataatcATGTCTGGAGCTCTAACTTGATTGCCGTTATATTTCATTATGTTTGTGGCAAATAACAAACTATTTTAGAATGCTAGTAGGCATAAAAACAAGCAAGCAAACAAACAAGCAAGTAGGACCTTAAGTTTCTAATTTTTACATTTACATGTGGTCACGTCATTTTCCCTGGTATTATTGCaacaatttcttgttcttaTCTTATGTTTGATGTATTAAATGGTGTGCCATGTGGATGTCGTCGTCTGACCACTTGTTGACATGCACGCCCATTTATTACACAGACACACACATTtattacacacacatatatatctatctatttaatataattcatgGTTCTTGAAGACGCATGAGAGGTGGCAGCAGCGGCACCGCTATTCCTGTCTCTACGTGTAGTTACGGGCAACAAATGCACCAGATAGCGTCAAGATTGGACCTAATGAATAGAGACCACACACACCACCAAAAGAATGTGTCCCAATCTCAAGCACTGAATAAACAAGATTTCACGGCCCCTGTCGCGAATAGATTTGAATTCAGTCGTGGGGAGTACTGCAATTCACTTGTCCCTTCCAAAATGACATCTTTTCAAGAGAATTTGTCTCTGAATTCTAACAGACCCCACACAACACCACCACATTTCATCGACGCTTGGGAACAAGAAGGGATTAAAGGGCTGTCACCGTCTTCTTTGACATTATCCATGTCGTGGAATCGGAATGATGAAGTGAATGAAAATGACCGCGATTTCGGGGTTGGGATTAACGAGTCCGAGATACCTGGTGGACCATTGGGTGAAGCATTGTGTCTTGGAAATGCTAGTAATTCTAGTTTCCGATCGCCAAGTGACTATAACTACACTAGTAACTCAGGTGAAGATGGTAGTCATGCATCCAAATTTATTCGTTGACAACTCAATATAACGTTAGCGTTGGTTTGGTTACCGATTCAAGTGATGGAAGTCCTAAGATcggatgtatttttttttacgtTTAGTTTCGTTATTTTTGTATTCTCGACATGTTTTATGCACCTTCCGTTTTTGTTTCTCTGTATGCTTTGATACCTGCTACATGGGTTAACCATGTATATCCTCCTTAGGCTTGGTTATGTTCGCATAAATTTCGCATGTATACTGAAACAATCTACACAGGATTATAGGCATCCACCTATCATATGTACGTACAgattaattcaaatcatgtgATTTCTCGACCACGTACATTCGATCTACAATGTTGTCTTCTCAGTATGATATCACCGATCTGGTAAACACCGGGGGTGGGGGCCTTACGAGTCAAAATCACTTGCAAACATAGTCATTGTCTCATTGATCGATGACGGAAAAATAGAGCTTTGACATGGTCTTGTACTTGGTGGAGTGAGGCAGTGGCTGCTTTTTGTAGGTTTTGAAAATGACAAAAATCTGTGTGAGACGGTCGTGAGATAAATCTCTTATTtaagttatccatgaaaaaatattactttttatgttaagataattaatatttattgtgaatattttaaaattgatccgtctcacaaatatttatttgtgagatCGGTCTCATAACTTTTTGAAAATAGTAGATCCTCACTATTATACAGGTGTATATAAGTTGTATTTCTTTTTATATTGTTCTAAATACATAATCTTTTTTctgtatttaattatatattttcttgGTTTTAGCAACGTATCCCTTATAATCAAGTGTCGAAAAAGTGTAATTATTtttgaatgaattaaaatatagaaataaaataagaaatttctatgtaaatttattttttcggtgatattttaatctttgt
This genomic interval from Primulina eburnea isolate SZY01 chromosome 16, ASM2296580v1, whole genome shotgun sequence contains the following:
- the LOC140817522 gene encoding growth-regulating factor 8-like encodes the protein MKNRNEMKSTSTEYSDFGLALKIQAESPEFEKTRAFPLNQYQFTPSGAGGGRGGGPFFWDISSVQACGTDEFYAAGTAGGGGMAASENSLFTASQLHELERQQIIQKYMMASIPVPHELMLPFSRTSSCLAGAPQSKMCLASGSGVDSRFSSSKLDPEPWRCRRTDGKKWRCARNTAAEQRYCERHSHKNKPRSRKHVEAKCSTPSLQAPSTSQFPVMAPGVGTIPYEQSRRMRGGSSGTAIPVSTCSYGQQMHQIASRLDLMNRDHTHHQKNVSQSQALNKQDFTAPVANRFEFSRGEYCNSLVPSKMTSFQENLSLNSNRPHTTPPHFIDAWEQEGIKGLSPSSLTLSMSWNRNDEVNENDRDFGVGINESEIPGGPLGEALCLGNASNSSFRSPSDYNYTSNSGEDGSHASKFIR